A stretch of Clostridium sp. BJN0001 DNA encodes these proteins:
- a CDS encoding acylphosphatase, protein MMKRYFVIVYGRVQGVGFRFFCQSHAKLMDITGYAKNLDDGSVELQIQGKENSLLKFLNIIKKGNRFIRVEDMSVDEIDVIDEYNFKSLGY, encoded by the coding sequence ATGATGAAACGATATTTTGTTATTGTATATGGACGAGTTCAGGGAGTAGGTTTTAGATTCTTCTGTCAGTCCCATGCAAAACTTATGGATATAACAGGCTATGCTAAAAATTTAGATGATGGCAGTGTTGAACTTCAAATTCAAGGAAAAGAAAATAGCCTTTTAAAATTTTTAAATATAATAAAAAAAGGAAATAGATTTATAAGAGTAGAAGATATGTCTGTTGATGAAATAGATGTAATTGATGAATATAATTTTAAGAGTCTAGGATATTAG